In Pan paniscus chromosome 15, NHGRI_mPanPan1-v2.0_pri, whole genome shotgun sequence, the sequence CACCTAGCTGGAGTTAAAATCTCAAGCCCTGCAGTCAGAACTATGGAGCTTGAGTCCCTGTTCTGCCACTTGCTGGAGACCTTGGAAAATCCACTTAACTTCCTgaagactcagtttcctcctctgtaaaacaaAATAGCTACCTCCCACCATTGTTTGAGAGATAAGGTAAGATGATATACGCAATGCACAATGTCTAGAACtaagtaaatgttcaataaatgcaatccttttttttttttttttttgagacggagtcttgctgtctcccaggctggagttcagtggcgcaacctcagctcattgcaatctccgcctcccgggttcacgccattctcctgcctcagcctcccaagtagctgggactacaggcacccaccaccacgcctggctcattttttgtatttttagtagagacagggtttcaccatgttagccaggatgttctcgatctcctgacctcgtgatctgcctgcctcggcctcccaaagtgctgggattacaggcgtgagccaccacgcccggccaatccATTGTTCTTATTAGTGCAATTATTATAAGAAAGTAATGAAAGTAATAACAAGCTTTCAAATGACAGTAcctttgcttttttgttcttctttgttctaggcaaaaaagaatatatatacatatgtaactcaaGATGAAGTTCTTGCATGAATGTCATGAAAATAGCagccttaccttttttttttcttttttctttttttcttttttttttttttttgagatggagtctcactctgtcgccaggctggagtacagtggcatgatcttggctcactgtaacctccacctcctgggttcaagcaagtcttctgcctcagcctcccaagtagctgggactacaggtgcataccaccacacccggctaatttttgtatttttagtagagacagggttttactcacctctactaaaaactggccaggctggtctcgaactcctgacctcattatccacccacctcggcctcccaaagtgctgagattacaggtgttagccaccgcgcccggccagccttGCCTTTGACAAAGACCAGAAGAGCTGAATTTGTCCTCAACTGTTTTCTCCTACCTTCCCGTATTTGCTTTAAGTCCTCTTACCATTAGTACTCGGGGAACCTAGGCAGACCAGATGCCCcgtaaaatttcattttcagatacataattttttagtataagtcaTCCCAAATACTACATGAGACAGACAAACTTatgctaaatatttatttattatttatcttaaattCAAATTTACCTGGGCTTCCtggttttctggttttatttcagTTTGGGTTTCTGTGGGGAGGGGAtcggttgttttgttttattttgtttgtctgtttgtttgtttgctaaatctggcaactctaTACCCAGATTATGAGGAATAGCTATTTTCAACAACCTTCAAATGTAAATCCAGCCAGCCTGTCATCATGAACATCCTTATTTTCAGACATGCTTTCAGTTATGatccccccccaccaaaaaatcaAGTGCTTTATAGTGCAGAAACTTTCAGATTGCTGGGAAAatgaatctcattcttttatttattttctataggTAACCTCCCTTTTCATAACACGGTCAAGACATGAATGAAAGCTGGCTAACATCAGGGAGAATCTTGTTCTTTAACGGTTTTGGTGCTTCCATCTTTCCAGTGAGAGCACAGTTCCTGACCTCCTATGGGTGACCATGATCCCATTAAAGACattcatcagtttttaaaaagaagagaagatggGCTGAATTGAAGGGAAGCAGGAGTTTGAGGATTTGGCACAGAGAGGGCTTCAAATAGCCCAGACACTAGATGTGAACAGGGAGAGGCCCTGCCAGGCCAGTCCCTGAACAGGAGGAGGTGCCAAGTGCCCCAGGTGAATTTGCTGCCAATTGACAGGCAAAGTCTACTTAGCAAAACCCGATTTTCATTGGGCTAGTAGGGCTCAAGCCGCTgaatgaggcaaaaagaaaactactttgATAGAGTAGTTTCATCCAATTTGGAGATTTCATCACTATGACCCAATTCCATTCACAGGGCCGTAATTGTACCTAAGCAAGAGCAGGTTACCCTCTGGGTCCCCAAAGAGAAGGCTATTTTTCCCAATGGCAGTGTCCACTCACAGTGCAAGTGTGATTCTAAACGGCCTTCCATTAGGCTGGAGGATCTACAGCTCCAGGGGGAGGTCCATCCCAGTCAACCAACAAATGTGTATTGAATGCCTTGTTCATACACGACATCTTGACAAAAGCTGTGAAGGTTATAAGAATGGACCTCTgtcctcaaaaaatttaaatcacgCATGTGGTGGGGGAGGAAGTAAGACAAAAAGTAGAGCACAGTCAAGGGCTTACCTGCAAGTCAAAAAAGGCCCAGAAAGGGAGCTGGCACTGCAGATAGGCATCAGGAATAAATATGATAATGACACATGGGAAGGAGAAGGGATATGAGGGAAGGAACAAAATGAGATCCATAAGGGCTATTTGATAAAACCTTTGAAAGTCACTTACCAAGGCCAGAGTAAGAAAATGTGTTGTCTCCAGGAAAGCAGGCAGACGCCATATTGCTGAGCACCTTGAAAGTTAGTTATTGAATCTGTAGTAGTATGTGGACATTCAAGGTTTTTGGGCCAGGGAGTGACAAGATCAGAGACAGCACTTCATTGGTTACCAAGTGGGCAGGCCTCAGGGGGAAGAGCCCACAGTCACTACGTAATGTGATCTGCTGGGGTGCTGAATAGCTCTCTTCCTCTTCATCACTCAGACAGCTCCTCTTAGCCCAACAGGATTTTAACTTTGTTTGAGAGTGTTATCTCCACTTTAAATTAAATGTCTCTAAAAAGGCCAGGTATAATTGAATATGAAGGAACTTAATGGATCCGTCAGTGATAACCCCAGAGGGCTCCCAGAGACTTGAGGAGGAAAAGGGCTGCAGAAGAGGCAGTGAAGGAGTCTCACCCTTCACTGGGACCAACTCTCACCCTTCAGCTCAGGGCCTCTTTCTTGGAAACTGGCTAATTTATCCAAAATGAGGAAACATACGGAGGAGTTTGGGTCACAAGCTTGAACCACAAATTGATTCCCAGCTTTACACTGACGCTCTACGTGACTTTGCAGCCACTCTCCCTTGAATCCCTCcatgtcatctgtaaaacgggtAGAACAGTACATCTTGACCTCCCAGAGATGATTCCCAGATACATAGACACAATGTAAACCAAATTCTTAACCTTATCAATGCTTTGTTAGAGGGGCAACATCATGTTTTTCAAATCACTTTTGGAAGATGCCAATcatagttttgttttggttttttaagtCCACAGGAAAGGGCAGATGTCCCAGCTCTACCTCATATCATTCAAAAAGTGAACTCTTAAGAATCAGACCCAAGCTGCTGGCCTAGAAGACACTGTCATCTGCACAACTTAGCAACTCACCTCCCAGGTCTCACAGCGACCCCAGCAGGCATCCGTGGTGATCCGAAGGCCCCTGCAGCCTGGCTTCTTGGCCAGGAAAGTAAACTCCCTCACGGCACAGCCCACAAAGGTGCGCAGGTTCCCACTGGAGGCACCGAGGACACAGCCATAGCCAGCCAGAAGGAGGAGGGCCATGGGGCCAAGGAAGAGGAATGCCAGCTTCATGCTGCTCTTCCGGAGAGGGAAAGGACAGAGTTTAACAGATCTGCCTGCCTTCAATGGCACAGCCAACCATGCATTTGTCACTATCAAAGGGACCTTGCTCCTAGCATTTCAGGGAAAATGAGCCCAGAAATTGTAAATGCCCACAAACTCCAACACAGGCATCCAGAGATTCCTGTAACTGGTGCCAGTGTGGATTCCATGGCCCTCTCTAGATGCCCATCCTCCAAGTGCATTCTCAGGCTTTTCCTTATTGTAACTTAACTGCTGCAGTTGACTTGTGTGTTAAAGAAGTTTGTCCCAGTGGTCTttccaaaataaacataaaatatgagtAATACCAAAACTAATCCATAATCCAACAGAATACatgaatacatataaattatttttattcaggtCCAGGGTATTTGGGTGCCATGTTACATACTTTGCTCAAAACTATATTTTCAGTGTCATGATGGGGAATGATTTGGATGGGgttgataaatattaataatagtattCCCTATATGCATCGTTACTAAACCAACTCACCACTAAACATGGATATGCAGAAGATATCATGAAACCTATCACCTGAGTTGGTGGCCATTCATAAATGTGTCCTACTCACTGTAAATTGCTTCTGCTCTAGGCTTCCACTGCAACAGCACCTACTTATGATTCAATTTAAATCCAAATGATGGAAAGCATAGGAGTTATTTAAAACATAACCTCAATCCACTGTCAAGTCCACCCTCTCTGGGTCTTGGTCATTCCCCGTGCTCTTTCCGGAGCCAGAATCAACCCCCTTCATGCTTGGCCCACTAGACAGAACTCACGTGGATTTTGAAGTATAAAGGATATGGCATTCATGGACCCTTACCCCCTACTGAATTCATTATTCTCACAGTTCCTACTTCTGACCTTACTGTAGCAAGTTCTCTGGGCTTCCCCTCCTCTGGAATGAGGTTACAAATACGGAGAAGCACTTACCTAATCTTGCAGGAGCCCACTCTTCTTCTAGAGCTGAAACTTGCACTAAGATTTCAGGaagtcacaatgaatggtagaaGTTTGCCCTGGGTAAATGTCTCTACCTTCTGTTACTGGGCTGCTTGATTGCTCAAATATATAGGAAAGGTCTtgtcaatcaaaacaaaagagaGGCAGATCCTTACAGGAACTACTAAACACATCAAAGCCATGGAATAGAAAGCCAGTCTCTATTTTCCAAAACTGATTAACTTAAAGGGTGTTGTTTTGTTTCTCAACATCACCTACTGAAACAGAAAGTTACCTTGGTGGGTGGCATAATCCTAGGGAAATAGTCAGAGGTAGTTCCACCTGGTTCTCAGGAGAACAAATGCATTGTGGCAGATGGATTAAATTTTCCTTCATGGTAACCACAAGTTTCCTTTGAAACAGGGGTAAGTGACTAGCAGCTCATGGCAAACCCTTTCCTTTAACCGACAACATGTTTCAATGcactgaaaaataacaaaacaataattCTTGCTGGAAAGAACACAGGATCACTACCTGAAAAGATGGAAATCACAGTGAGAAGAAACATGTCGAAAGTCTTAAAATTAGCTAAGAATTAGATGATATTAATAACACCTTAAAATGAATCATTTAGGAAAAAACACCAAGATGTTCCAAGTGATTATCTTCCAGCATGGGAATTAAAGaaaacttttcatttcctttatatggttttcagcatttttcacATGTTCTACATTGGGCAGACTTTTGTAATAAAGAGTCAGTCAatatcaatgttttaaaattaaaataaaccaatAGGTATGCATTTGTTCTGACTGTAAGGACATTCAGTGCTGCTCTGATAGAGAAGTTTTACAGATTTTTGGTCTTAAATGATTcaaataagaacaaaatatttttataagtatgGGATATAGTTTATATTTCAATCTACAATAACAGCATATGAGTGGATTAAAAATATACTTGTTCATGGCATTTTTCTGGGTGCTCTAAAAAGTAAATGAAGCAGACATCATCTTTGCCCTTAGGAGTTTTGATATCATAGTACATAATGACGTAGGCAGAGACATTGAAGATGCACACTAACTAACTAGTGAAACAAAGTAAAGAAGTTAAACCATTTCCACTTTCTGCAAAGAAAAgtgttctttaaataaatgtactGCTCATTGTAGATTCCACTTTCAAAACAGATAACAATGCCCAGTGAGTCCATCAATTTACCACCCCTCTCTCTAGAGCAGAATTATTATACATGTTTTATAGAATATTGAACTAGGCTTGGAAAAAGGACTTTCTTCAGCCCTTCAGCCTGTGAGTAGCATAACCAGAACTGGAGTACTCTGGGGACGGACTGCTCAGCTGGCCTGATCTTCCTAACT encodes:
- the GPHB5 gene encoding glycoprotein hormone beta-5 gives rise to the protein MKLAFLFLGPMALLLLAGYGCVLGASSGNLRTFVGCAVREFTFLAKKPGCRGLRITTDACWGRCETWEKPILEPPYIEAHHRVCTYNETKQVTVKLPNCAPGVDPFYTYPVAIRCDCGACSTATTECETI